The Pseudoalteromonas nigrifaciens genome segment TTCGGGCGTTAGGGTTAAATTGTATTACGGGGCGCGCTCCTAACGGTAATTGCGGCTCGCAGATCACGCATTTACTAACTTGAGCTACTAATTCATTCAATTCTATCTTTTTTGACTGTTTTTCACTCAAATTTAGGCCTCTATTCGTTATTTGTGGTATTGAGTTGGTAAAAAATCGGTTTATTTTAGCGTGCCTAACTACTAGTTAGTATAATAGTGATCTATTACTGGTTATGCACTTAACCTATTATATAACCTAGTGTTTTTCAGCCCATACTGCAAACTCATTACCGCTTGGCTCGGTAAAATGAAACCTACAACCGCCAGGAAATTCAAAAATAGGTTTAATTACTTTACCGCCGTATAAGGTTACTTTTCTTTGTGTTGCATGAATATCGCTGCTGTAAAAAACCAATAGCGCCCCACCCTCTTCAGTACTCGATTTTAACGGCGATTGGTAAAACCCACCATTAAGCTCTTGCCCGCTAAAAGCCGTGTAGTCTGGGCCGTAGTCGGTAAATTGCCAATTAAAAACTTGGCTAAAAAACGCTTTAGTTGCGGTTAAATTAGCGGCTGGAAACTCTACATAGTTTAGCTTTTCGTGATTATTCATCATTATTCTACTTACTATTTTTAAAGGGTAAATTAACCATAAACCTAAGTTAACTACCAAGCAAGGCGCTTAAGCGTATTTGGGATCAATATTATACTAAGTTAAAGTTAATTTACACATGCAAATAGGAATCACTATCTTTTGTATTCATAAACTATATAATAGCACTTTTATTTTTCGCCATATTTAAGGGATTGACTCATTATGCAGGCTTCATCACTTAGTTTAGGGTCAACTAAGCTGCTTTTATTAAAGCCGCTTTTGATATTTCAGCACATAAGCCATTTTAGTTATGCTTTTAAAGTGTGTTTACGCTTTTTAATTGCCATTGTCGGTGGCTACTTTTTTACCGCGGTGAGCTGTTCGCTACTGAGCGCTATTTTGCCACTAAATAAAGCGGATGCAGTTTTGATGAGCGTGTCGTTAAGTATTTTAATTTATACGCTGGTATTTATTTACGCTTTTTATGTTAAGTCATTAAAAACAGTATGGATCAGTATTTTACTAGCTACTGCAGCACAATTAATTTTATTAGCACTAATAAAGGGTTGGGTATGAAGGATAGTTTTTTTCGTTCAATGACCTGGTTACATACCTGGGTTGGGCTATTAGTGTGTTGGTTACTTTATTTGATCTTTTTTTCTGGTACGTTGAGCTTTTTTAGAGACGAAATGAGTTTATGGAATCAGCCCGAAATTCATAATATTCAAGCACAATCTGATCGTATAAGTGCCCAAAAACAGCAAATAATTACAGGTTTTGATTACTTAAACGCTCAAGCAAGCAATGCCCCAAATTGGCGTATAACACTTCCTGAACAACGCGTACCTTACTTAACCTACGGCTTTGCAAAACCTAAAGAGCCGGGCCAGCGTAGAAGTAAATTTGAAGACACGCAATTAGATCCAAATACTATGCAGCCGCTTGCATCTTTTAGAGAAACCAAA includes the following:
- a CDS encoding VOC family protein; translation: MNNHEKLNYVEFPAANLTATKAFFSQVFNWQFTDYGPDYTAFSGQELNGGFYQSPLKSSTEEGGALLVFYSSDIHATQRKVTLYGGKVIKPIFEFPGGCRFHFTEPSGNEFAVWAEKH